One window of Mycoplasma parvum str. Indiana genomic DNA carries:
- the nrdE gene encoding class 1b ribonucleoside-diphosphate reductase subunit alpha — protein sequence MSTFYYNSLIYNNQVTLKGEDGFFSLEKDLLAIKEYEKYVAEHEKYSSRKIGYERISWLVQEDYYFPSLLTSYKEEQINELAKRVYAFSHSWKSYISISKFFESFALKSNCGNYILESYEDRVIVVSLFLGDGNFELACQIADLIMKQIYQPATPTFSNSGKKRSGELVSCFLLETEDSINSINYIISTSMQLSKIGGGVAVNLSKLRGRGASIKKIDSTASGVLPVLKILENVFDYADQLGMRRGSGVAYLNIFHFDLIDFIDCKKINADEKSRIQTLSIGLIIPDKFLQLATENKDFYIFEPNTIYQKYKVCLSDLNMNEWYDKLAEDKDILKKELSSRAVLTRIAQIQFESGYPYVIYIDNANRQHPLNGLGTIKMSNLCTEIFQLQESSTIGDYGDEDQIRYDVSCNLASLNLVNLLEATNLEEIIDISMRALTAVSDLTSIKNAPSIRKANESFRSVGLGMLNFTGFLLKNNLAYDDPEVLEFADSLFSAINYYSILASSKIAKEKNKSFHNFHLSDYANGKYFKQYLENSYLPKSEKVKELLKNVKIPSQEDWANLQKIVEKNGLYNAYRLAIAPTQSISYLQGATASIQPIIAPIETRLYGNSMTYFPMPFLKKENYHLYKSAYQIDQKKLIDLSATIQKHIDQGISTILYVTNNSTTRDLVKLYLYAHHKGLKSLYYVRTKNLQPNECLMCQA from the coding sequence TTAAGTACTTTTTACTATAACTCTTTAATATATAACAACCAAGTTACTTTAAAGGGAGAAGATGGATTCTTCTCCCTAGAAAAAGATTTACTTGCAATAAAAGAATATGAAAAATATGTTGCTGAGCATGAAAAATATTCTTCTAGAAAAATTGGCTATGAACGTATTTCTTGATTAGTTCAAGAAGATTATTATTTCCCTAGTTTATTAACCAGTTATAAAGAAGAACAGATTAATGAACTAGCTAAAAGAGTATATGCTTTTTCACATTCTTGAAAAAGCTATATTTCTATCTCTAAATTTTTTGAAAGTTTTGCTCTTAAAAGTAATTGCGGAAATTACATTTTAGAAAGTTATGAAGATAGGGTAATTGTAGTTTCTTTATTTTTGGGAGATGGCAATTTTGAGTTAGCTTGTCAAATTGCAGATTTAATAATGAAACAAATTTATCAACCAGCAACTCCTACTTTTTCTAATTCTGGTAAAAAAAGGTCTGGAGAACTAGTTTCTTGCTTTTTGCTAGAAACGGAAGATTCTATAAATTCAATAAACTATATCATTTCAACTTCTATGCAACTTTCCAAAATTGGAGGAGGGGTCGCAGTTAATCTTTCAAAATTGAGGGGAAGAGGAGCTTCAATCAAAAAAATAGATAGCACAGCTTCTGGAGTATTGCCAGTTTTAAAAATATTAGAGAATGTATTTGATTATGCTGATCAACTTGGAATGAGGAGAGGAAGTGGAGTAGCTTATTTAAATATTTTTCATTTTGATCTCATTGATTTTATTGATTGCAAGAAAATTAATGCAGATGAAAAATCAAGAATTCAAACCTTATCAATAGGTTTAATAATTCCTGATAAATTTTTGCAATTAGCGACAGAAAATAAAGATTTTTATATTTTTGAGCCAAATACTATTTATCAAAAATATAAAGTTTGTCTATCAGATCTAAATATGAATGAATGATATGATAAATTGGCCGAGGATAAAGACATTCTCAAAAAAGAATTGTCCTCTAGAGCTGTCTTAACTAGAATAGCTCAGATTCAATTTGAGTCTGGTTATCCTTATGTAATATACATAGATAATGCAAATAGACAACATCCTTTAAATGGTCTAGGAACTATTAAAATGAGCAATTTATGCACTGAAATATTTCAATTGCAAGAGAGCTCAACTATAGGGGATTATGGCGATGAAGATCAAATTCGATATGATGTCTCTTGTAATTTAGCTTCATTAAATTTAGTTAATTTATTAGAAGCAACTAATTTAGAAGAGATTATTGACATCTCTATGAGAGCTTTAACTGCTGTCAGTGATTTAACTTCTATTAAAAATGCTCCAAGCATTAGAAAAGCTAATGAATCTTTTAGATCTGTAGGACTAGGTATGTTAAATTTCACAGGCTTTTTATTGAAAAATAATTTAGCTTATGATGATCCGGAAGTTTTAGAGTTTGCTGATTCATTATTTTCAGCAATTAATTATTACTCAATCTTAGCTAGTTCTAAGATTGCTAAAGAAAAAAATAAGAGTTTCCACAATTTCCATTTGTCTGATTACGCCAATGGAAAATATTTCAAACAATATTTAGAAAACTCTTATTTACCTAAAAGCGAAAAAGTAAAAGAGTTACTTAAAAATGTAAAAATACCTTCTCAGGAAGACTGAGCAAATTTGCAAAAAATAGTAGAAAAAAATGGTCTTTACAATGCTTATAGATTAGCTATAGCTCCTACTCAAAGTATTAGTTATTTGCAAGGAGCTACAGCTTCAATACAACCAATTATTGCTCCAATAGAAACTAGACTATATGGAAATTCAATGACTTATTTTCCTATGCCCTTTCTCAAAAAGGAAAATTATCACCTATATAAATCTGCCTATCAAATAGATCAAAAGAAATTAATTGATTTATCCGCAACTATTCAAAAGCATATAGATCAAGGAATTTCAACAATTCTTTATGTAACTAATAACTCGACAACTAGAGATTTAGTTAAGTTATATCTTTATGCACACCATAAAGGGCTCAAATCCCTTTATTACGTGAGAACTAAAAATTTACAACCCAATGAATGTTTAATGTGTCAAGCATAA
- the nrdI gene encoding class Ib ribonucleoside-diphosphate reductase assembly flavoprotein NrdI produces the protein MQLWFASRTGKVETIVSKLALKNVKRIFDGNEVATEEYILFTYTDGVGEVPKVVKAFLELNHNLLRGVIGSGNKNFGQNFCKSVHVISEKYNVPILMKFDLGGNKTAIEELKRILNEMNLV, from the coding sequence TTGCAACTATGATTTGCCAGTAGAACGGGAAAAGTTGAAACTATTGTCTCAAAGTTAGCTTTAAAAAATGTAAAAAGAATTTTCGATGGCAACGAAGTTGCAACAGAAGAATATATTTTATTCACTTATACTGATGGAGTTGGGGAAGTGCCGAAGGTTGTTAAAGCCTTTTTAGAATTGAATCATAATTTGTTAAGGGGAGTAATTGGGAGTGGGAATAAAAATTTTGGACAAAATTTTTGTAAATCTGTTCATGTAATAAGCGAAAAATACAATGTTCCCATATTAATGAAATTTGATTTGGGGGGAAATAAAACTGCTATTGAAGAATTAAAAAGAATTTTAAATGAGATGAATTTAGTTTAA
- the nrdF gene encoding class 1b ribonucleoside-diphosphate reductase subunit beta, producing MYLLKRDEKDLWEGVNWNEVNVGFTKTFWDQNVRQFWVDEEIPLSGDKLVWQTRLNEVERDVYVKVLVSLTLLDTHQGAIGMNRICLAVPDLPTKAVLQFMAMMEQMHAKSYSSIFCTLLSTEQINELFEWIKQEPSLQKKVDIVVSYYENIKDQESLYMAMVASVFLESFLFYSGFFYMLYLSSQGLMINSGEIINLIIRDEAIHGLYIGNLASKLFNTFSKERQEQLKKEVYDLLEKLMENEIEYTEKIYTSINLVSEVIQFLKYNANKALQNLDLEDKYDIIENDINPMIFNGLNTSTKNHDFFSTKGNGYIKTTHVETIQDEDFVF from the coding sequence ATGTATTTGCTCAAAAGAGATGAAAAAGATCTTTGAGAAGGGGTCAATTGAAATGAAGTTAATGTAGGATTCACTAAAACATTTTGAGATCAAAATGTTAGACAATTTTGAGTTGATGAAGAAATTCCCCTAAGCGGAGATAAACTAGTTTGACAAACCAGATTAAATGAAGTAGAAAGAGATGTCTATGTTAAAGTTCTCGTATCTTTAACTTTATTGGATACTCATCAAGGAGCTATAGGGATGAATAGGATCTGTTTAGCTGTTCCAGATCTCCCTACTAAAGCTGTTTTGCAATTTATGGCTATGATGGAACAAATGCATGCTAAAAGTTATTCATCTATTTTTTGTACTTTACTTAGTACAGAACAAATTAATGAGTTATTTGAATGAATTAAACAAGAACCTAGTTTACAAAAAAAGGTAGATATAGTTGTTTCATACTATGAAAACATCAAAGATCAAGAAAGTTTATATATGGCAATGGTTGCTTCTGTATTTTTAGAATCATTTCTTTTTTATTCAGGCTTCTTTTATATGCTTTATTTATCATCACAAGGTCTAATGATTAATAGTGGAGAAATCATTAATTTAATAATACGTGATGAAGCCATTCATGGACTTTACATAGGTAATTTAGCATCTAAATTATTTAACACTTTCAGTAAAGAAAGGCAAGAGCAGCTAAAAAAAGAAGTTTATGACTTATTAGAAAAATTAATGGAAAATGAAATTGAATACACTGAGAAAATTTATACTTCTATTAATTTAGTTTCTGAAGTAATTCAATTTTTGAAATATAACGCTAATAAAGCTTTACAAAATTTAGATTTAGAAGATAAATATGATATCATTGAAAACGATATTAATCCAATGATTTTCAATGGATTGAATACTTCTACTAAAAATCATGATTTTTTTTCCACCAAGGGTAATGGGTATATCAAAACAACCCATGTAGAAACTATTCAAGATGAAGATTTCGTATTCTAA